A window of Clavibacter michiganensis genomic DNA:
GGCGGATGCGGCCTTCGGTTAGCGCGTCCAGTGCGGCGCGCTCGCGATCGAAGACTCGCGCGGATCCCTCGAACGAGGTGGCGTCGAAGCCGGCTGTCTTCACAACAGCGCCGTCGGTCGCAAGCGACCCTCGGAGGATCGTGAGTCCGCCGGTGGCGTGGAGGGGATCGTCGAGGCGGTGGAACACCTCCCCGTCGGGCTCGGGTGGGTCGATCTCCGCGAGGTTCTCTGCGACGGTCTTGCCTGTGACCGTCAGGCAGTCGCCGTGGAGCAGGCCGGCGTCCAGCAGCGCCTTCATGATGACGGGGACACCGCCTCGACGGTCTACGTCGCGCATCACGAAGCGCCCGAAGGGCTTCATGTCGGCCAGGTGCGGGACCTTGGATCCGATCCGGTCGAAGTCGTCGAGGGTGAGCTCGACCTCAGCCTCGTGCGCGATCGCCAGCAGGTGGAGCACCACGTTGGTCGACCCTCCGAGTGCCATGGCGACGGCGATGGCGTTCTCGAATGCCTCTCTGGTGAGGATGTGACGTGCGGTGATCCCCATCCGGATCATCTCCACGACCGCTTCACCTGATCGGTGCGCGTACTGGTCGCGACGGCGGTCGGCGCTCGGTGGCGCCGCGGATCCGGGTAGCGACATGCCCAGCGCCTCGGCCATGCAGGCCATGGTGTTCGCGGTGAACATGCCCCCGCATGCGCCTTCCCCGGGGACGGACGCGCACTCGATCTTCTTCAGCTCTTCCTCGGTCATGGTTCCGGCAGCACAGGCGCCGACGCCTTCGAACGCGTCGACGATGGTGACCTCCCTGCCCGTCCCGTCGGCGTGCTGCACGTATCCGGGTAGGACGGATCCTGCGTAGAGGAACACGCTCGCGAGGTCGAGTCGCGCGGCTGCCATGAGCATCCCTGGGAGGGACTTGTCGCATCCGGCGAGCAGGACGGTGCCGTCCAACCGCTCAGCGCTGACGACGACCTCGACGCTGTCGGCGATCACCTCCCGAGACACGAGGGAGAAGTGCATGCCCTCATGGCCCATCGAGATCCCGTCCGAGACGGAGATCGTGCCGAACTGCAGCGGGTAGCCGCCACCTCGATGGACACCCTCCTTCGCTCCCTGGGCGAGACGGTCCAGGGACAGGTTGCACGGCGTGATCTCGTTCCACGACGAGGCGATGCCGATCTGCGGCTTGTCCCAGTCCTCGTCGCCCATGCCGACGGCCCGCAGCATGCCGCGGGACGGCGTCGCCTCGATCCCGTGCGTCACAGCCCAGCTCCGTGGCTTCATGTCGGTTGCTCCAGTCATCGCACCCTCTTTCGTCGCGTGTTCTCGTGGCCGTGCACGCACGTGCCGTGTGACGCTCGTCGTGCTTGCTGACGGGTCATGCCAGCCCGTACGGCAGGTCGTGTGCGGTCTCTTCGATCTCGGTGAGCCGGTTGTACTTCGCCACGCGCTCGCCTCGTGCGGGGGCTCCGGACTTGATCTGCCCAGTGCCGGTTCCGACGACGAGGTCCGCGATGAACGCGTCCGTGGTCTCTCCGGAGCGGTGCGAGACCATGCTGCGCATACCCAGCTCGCGGGCCGTGCGAATCGCGTCCAAGGTCTGCGACACGGTGCCGATCTGGTTGGGCTTGATCAGGGCGGCGTTGGACAGGCCATCCCGGCCCCCGTCGCGAATGCGCTGGGGGTCTGTGACGTAGAGGTCGTCGCCGACGATCTGCAGACGAGAGCCCAGAGCGGTGTTCATGGCCTTCCACCCGGCATGGTCGTCCTCCGAGAAGCCGTCCTCGATGCTGCGGATCGGGTAGGTGCCGACGAGGCGCTCGTAGTACGCGACGAGGCCGTCACGGTCCAGGTGCTGATCGACGATCCGGTACGTGCCGTCGCCGAGCGCGAACTCGTTCGCTGCGGGGTCGAGTGCGATAGCCATCGCGTTCACGCCCGCGTCGTGTCCGGAAATGCGGATGGCGTCGACCAGTAGATCCAGGGCCTCCTCCGGGGATGTGATCGCCGGTGCGAAACCGCCCTCGTCGCCGAGTCCGACCGCGCCGAAGCGTTCCCGCACGATGCCAGAGAGGGCGTGGTAGACGTCCGACCCCACGCGGACGGCGTCGACCATGCTGGTCGCGGAGACGGGCGCGATCATGAACTCCTGGAAGTCGAGCGCGTTCGCAGCGTGAGCGCCGCCGTTGAGGACGTTGAAGTGCGGTACGGGGAGGCGCGGCGTGCTGCCGGTGACGTCAGCGATCCACCGCCACAGCGGCAGTCCAGCGGCGGCGGCGAACGCGCGCGACATGGCGATGGAGGTCGCGACCACGGTGTTCGCTCCCAACCGCGAGTACCCGGCGGCGCCGTCGAGTGCGGCCAGGGCGGCGTCGAGCTCGGTGATCGACACCCAGCTCCTGCCGGTGATCAGCGGGGCGACCTCCGCGGCCGTCATGAGCAGGGCCTGGGAGACGTCGCGGCCAGCGTAGGCGTCGCCGCCGTCGCGGAGCTCGACGGCTTCGTGTGCACCGGTCGATGCTCCCGCCGGGGCGTCACCGGCGACGGTGGTCCCGTCGGTGAGCGT
This region includes:
- the ilvD gene encoding dihydroxy-acid dehydratase, producing the protein MKPRSWAVTHGIEATPSRGMLRAVGMGDEDWDKPQIGIASSWNEITPCNLSLDRLAQGAKEGVHRGGGYPLQFGTISVSDGISMGHEGMHFSLVSREVIADSVEVVVSAERLDGTVLLAGCDKSLPGMLMAAARLDLASVFLYAGSVLPGYVQHADGTGREVTIVDAFEGVGACAAGTMTEEELKKIECASVPGEGACGGMFTANTMACMAEALGMSLPGSAAPPSADRRRDQYAHRSGEAVVEMIRMGITARHILTREAFENAIAVAMALGGSTNVVLHLLAIAHEAEVELTLDDFDRIGSKVPHLADMKPFGRFVMRDVDRRGGVPVIMKALLDAGLLHGDCLTVTGKTVAENLAEIDPPEPDGEVFHRLDDPLHATGGLTILRGSLATDGAVVKTAGFDATSFEGSARVFDRERAALDALTEGRIRPGDVVVIRYEGPKGGPGMREMLAITAAIKGAGLGKDVLLLTDGRFSGGTTGLCIGHVAPEAADGGVIAFVCDEDRIRVDIPTRRVDLLVDEEELERRRQGWVPLPVRYTRGVLAKYTRLVGSAAIGAVTG
- the eno gene encoding phosphopyruvate hydratase, whose amino-acid sequence is MNEYISNTHHASRHTGEYVTRTLHPVTITDLRASRILDSRGYPTVRVHLTLTDGTTVAGDAPAGASTGAHEAVELRDGGDAYAGRDVSQALLMTAAEVAPLITGRSWVSITELDAALAALDGAAGYSRLGANTVVATSIAMSRAFAAAAGLPLWRWIADVTGSTPRLPVPHFNVLNGGAHAANALDFQEFMIAPVSATSMVDAVRVGSDVYHALSGIVRERFGAVGLGDEGGFAPAITSPEEALDLLVDAIRISGHDAGVNAMAIALDPAANEFALGDGTYRIVDQHLDRDGLVAYYERLVGTYPIRSIEDGFSEDDHAGWKAMNTALGSRLQIVGDDLYVTDPQRIRDGGRDGLSNAALIKPNQIGTVSQTLDAIRTARELGMRSMVSHRSGETTDAFIADLVVGTGTGQIKSGAPARGERVAKYNRLTEIEETAHDLPYGLA